The following proteins come from a genomic window of Bradyrhizobium paxllaeri:
- a CDS encoding Crp/Fnr family transcriptional regulator — protein MPHGSNFLLGQLAAATLAGIAPHLSVIDLATADVLAEPHQRIQRVYFPHSGIISSIVELSDGSTIETGMIGNDGVFGASQALDDKVSLNLVTVQIAGKASVMTSDRLRAFASELPDFKALLIKYEQFFLSQVQQTAACNAVHDIDARTCKWLSRMHDLVGPDLLLTQEFFARMMGVRRTSVTTVAGALQDAGLISYTRGRLHIVDINQIRKRACECDDAVRSNYQRMFPLVEADAKDRCV, from the coding sequence ATGCCTCACGGTTCGAATTTCCTGCTCGGCCAGCTTGCAGCGGCGACTCTTGCGGGCATCGCGCCTCACCTGTCCGTGATTGACCTTGCCACGGCCGATGTGCTTGCCGAACCGCACCAGCGTATCCAGCGGGTTTACTTTCCGCATTCGGGCATCATCTCCTCGATCGTCGAACTTTCCGATGGCTCCACCATAGAAACCGGCATGATCGGCAACGACGGCGTGTTCGGCGCGAGCCAGGCGCTTGACGACAAGGTGTCGCTCAACCTTGTGACTGTCCAGATTGCCGGCAAGGCTTCGGTCATGACGTCGGACCGGCTCCGTGCCTTTGCCAGCGAACTGCCGGACTTCAAGGCACTTCTGATCAAGTACGAGCAGTTCTTCCTTTCACAGGTGCAGCAGACCGCCGCCTGCAATGCCGTCCATGACATCGATGCGCGTACCTGCAAATGGCTTTCGCGAATGCACGACCTTGTCGGCCCCGACCTTCTACTGACGCAGGAATTCTTCGCCCGGATGATGGGTGTACGGCGCACCAGCGTGACGACGGTGGCCGGCGCGCTGCAGGATGCCGGATTGATCTCCTACACAAGGGGACGGCTCCACATCGTCGATATTAACCAGATCCGGAAGCGGGCGTGCGAATGCGACGACGCCGTTCGATCGAATTATCAGCGGATGTTTCCGCTGGTGGAGGCCGACGCGAAGGATCGATGCGTATGA